TGAAAAACTTGCTCCGGAATCTGTTCTTTTATCAAAAGAAAATGAAATTCTTGCTGTAAGAACTTCTTCAACGGAATGGTCGCCAACCGAAAAACCTGATAAACTGGTCAGTCAGATATATAATGAACCAGTAATTATTATTCGTCAGATCTGGGATATATTCTTAAATAATGGCGCACAGATAAAAGCTGATTTTGCCAGAATAACTTCCTCAAAGAAATCAGAGAAAATTACCGATCCTTTCACACATTGCTATAATCCTGAAAATATATTTATTGAAGAAGGCGCGGTAATCAAAGCTGCTATATTAAATGCGGAAAACGGACCGATTTATATTGGAAAAAATGCTTCTATTCAAGAAGGCGCTACTATCCAGGGTCCTTTTGCGATTGGAGAAAGTTCGGTTCTGGCACAAGGAGCTAAGATACGTCCTAATACTACCGTCGGACCGTTTTGTAAAGTGGGTGGCGAAGTGAGTAACTGTGTTATCTTTGGATATAGTAACAAAGGCCACGACGGATATTTGGGAAATTCGGTATTGGGCGAATGGTGTAATCTGGGCGCAAATACCAATAACTCGAATTTGAAAAATGACCATACCGCTGTAAAAATTCATAGCTACGTAACTGGAAAACTGGAAAGTTCCGGTTTGCTTTTTTGCGGATTATTTATGGGAGACTATTCCAAAGCCGGAATTTCTACCATGTTTAATACCGGAACGGTTGTTGGCGTAAGTGTAAATGTTTTTGGAGCCGGTTTTCAATCCAAACATGTTCCTTCTTTTTCCTGGGGTGGAAATGCGGAAGGATTAACTGAATATCGTTTTGACAAAGCTGTTGCGGTTGCAAAAGATACTGTTAACCGGCGTGGTGTGACATTTGATGAGTCCGACGAGAATATAATGAAACAGGTTTTTGATCAAACACAAAATCAGCGTTAACATTATAGAATTAAAAAATAGATTAACCCAAAACCAACGTGCTTTTTAAAGACATTCCAGGACTGGCGCCTATTAAATCTACATTGATTCGTTCTGTGCAAACAAGCCATTTGGCCCATGCATTGCTGTTCGATGGTGCAAGCGGAGGCGGAGGATTGGCATTGGCACTGGCATTTGCGACCTATATAAATTGTGAAAACCGGAGCGAGGAAGATGCCTGTGGCGTTTGTGCTTCCTGCGCAAAAATGAATAAATTAATCCACCCGGATTTCCATTCTATTTTTCCGATTGCTACTTCTAAAAAGATAAGCGGAAATACCAGTGAAGCTTTTCTACCACTTTGGCGTACATTTTTGCTCGAAACGCCTTACCGAGTTTTACCTGAATGGCTGGATTTTATAACTGCTGAAAACAAGCAGGGAAACATTTCAGTGGAAGAAGCCAGGGGAATCCTAAAAAAACTTTCTGTTAAATCTTACGAGGGAGAATATAAAATTCTCTTAATATGGAAGCCGGAAATCATGAATGCTTCTTCGGCAAATGCATTGCTGAAAATTCTTGAAGAGCCGCCATATAAAACACTTTTCCTGTTGGTAAGTGACCAATCTGACCGATTGTTGACTACCATCATTTCAAGAACACAACGCGTTGCCGTTCCTGCTTTTTCGGATGAAGAAGTTCGTCAGTTTTTGAAACAACAATCTATCAGTGAGGCCGTAGCAAACCAGATTACTTATCTTTGTGATGGAAATTTATCTGAAGCGCTGCGTCTTGTTAATGAAACTTCTGATGACCGGTCTGCGTGGTTTGCTGAATGGATGCGGTATTGTTACAGATACGACGTGGCTAGCCTTGTAAGACTGGCTGATGCTTTTGATGGTATGAACAAAGAAAAGCAAAAAGGGCTTTTCGAATATGCTCTAAGGCTTTTCCGTGATATGCTGGTATGGAGCCAGGGAGCTGCGGAGCTATTGCGGGTTCCGCAGGAAGAACTTACTTTCGTGCAGAATTTTTCAAAAGCAGTTAATTTCGACGCTTTGGAAAATATGGTTCAGGAAGTGAACGTTGCTTATTACCACATAGAACGAAACGTCAGGGCAAAAATGGTTTTTCTTGATTTATCATTGACTATTGCGCCATTTTTTCAACGCAGATGAAAAAAAAAATTGAGCTTATCGGCGCAACCGATATTGTAGATTTACCAGAACTTGGATGGTATCACGTTCCCGTTCGCGTTGATTCGGGAGCAACCACTTCCGCCATTCATTGTGCACGTGTGAGACTGATCAAAGAAGGTGAACATGAAAGATTATGTTTTTACCTTGATGCAAAAAGAGGGGCGCCTGAACAATCTTTTACTGTGAGCGATTTCAAGGAAACCGTTGTCAGAAATTCTTCCGGAAAGGAGGAAAAACGATATGTAATTAAAACGCAGATCACCATTTTCGGCAGAAAAATACGTACCGAGTTTTCATTAGCTAACCGTAAAAAGATGAGCTATCCGATATTGCTCGGAAGAAAATTACTAAAAGGGCGTTTTATCGTTGACGTATCACAAAAAGATCTTTCCGCCAAACAAAATGCTGACAAAATCAGGCACAAAAAGAATCCTGATACTGAGGCCAACCCTACTCGCTTAATCCACTAGATTTATATGAAAATCGCCGTATTATCCACCAATCCTGACCTTTACTCAACGAAGCGTCTGGTGGAGGCAATCAAAAAGAAAGGTCACCAGGCTGTGGTTATTGACCACGTCAAGTGCTTTGTCATGATTGAAGGAGGAAAACCAACTGTCATTTATAAAGGAAAAGCGATAAAAGGAATCGATGCGATCATTCCAAGAATCGGGACTTCCGTGAATGCTTTTGGCTGTGCTGTTGTGAGACAGTTTGAATTGATGAAAGTTTTTACAACCGTAAAATCTCAGGCGATTTTGCGGTCGCGTGATAAATTGCGCAGTATGCAGGTACTTGCGAAATCGGGCGTAGATATTCCAAAAACTGTTTTTGCCAAAAATCCTGCCCAGGTTACCGAGCTGATCAATATGGTAGGCGGCCCTCCGGTTGTTATCAAATTGCTGGAAGGGACTCAGGGAGTTGGCGTAGTATTGGCGGAAACAACCAAAGCTGCCAAATCCACGATTGAAGCTTTCTACGGATTACGTGCCAATTTCCTCATCCAGGAATTTATAGCCGAATCCAAAGGTGCAGACATTCGTGCTTTTGTGATTGGAAATAAAGTGGTCGCAGCAATGAAACGTCAGGGACATGAAGGTGATTTCCGTTCCAATCTGCACCGTGGCGGTGAAGGTTTTGCCGTGGAATTATCGCCGGAAGAAGAACGTACCGCTATCGCAGCTGCCAAAGCATTAGGTGTAAGAATTGCCGGAGTTGATTTATTACAATCAGAACGCGGACCGTTGGTGATGGAAGTAAATTCTTCACCCGGATTAAAAGGTATCGAGGAAATCAGCGGGATCGATGTTGCCTCTTTGATTGTTGCCTATATTGAAGAGAAAATTATTACGGATGAAGGGGATACGGTTGGGGTTTAGAAAATAAATTGTAACGCTTAAATTTGTCTCGATAAATTAGACGATCTGTCTTAAACAATAAATAAGCTAACAGCCAAAAGCTAACAGCTAAAAAAGAATCATGCATATTAAAATAGGAACACGCGGTAGTAAATTGGCTCTTTGGCAGGCATATTATGTTGAAGATCTGCTCCAAAAAGGAGGTGTTACTACCGAAATCGTTATTATAGAGACAAAAGGTGATAAAATACTGGATCGCTCTTTATCTAAAATAGGAAGCAAAGGCGTTTTCACACAGGAACTGGAAGATCAGCTTAGAAGCGGTGATATTGATATCGCTGTGCACAGTGCAAAAGATCTTCAATCGCATTTGGATGATGATTTTGAATTAATTGCTTTCACAGAAAGAGAACATGCCAATGATGTTTTGGTAAGCCATAATACAACTCTTTCCCTTGGCAGCGGAGAACCTTTTGTAGTCGGAACTTCATCCACCAGAAGAATTGCTGTTCTGAAACATTATTATCCCCATATCAAAATCGTTGATATGCGTGGCAATTTGCAAACACGTTTTCGTAAGCTTGAAGAAGGACAATGTGATGCTTTGCTTTTGGCTTATGCCGGCGTTCACCGCATGGAATATGACGGATCAATTGCTGAACATTTGCTGCTTGACGAATTTACACCTGCCGTTGGACAGGGAAGTGTGGCCATAGAAAATTCAGTTTCTCTCTCGCAGGAGAAAAAAGATACTTTAAAAAAATTGCTTAATCATGAACAGACAGAAATCTGTTTAAGGACTGAAAGAGCATTTTTGAAACGTTTACAAGGCGGTTGCAGTATCCCTGTTTTTGCTTTGGCGATTTTAAACCATGATGAAATCACAATTTCAGGCGGAATTATAAGTCTTGATGGTCAGGAATTAATCCGCCGTTCAGAAAGCGGATCAAGCGCATTCCCGGAAGAATTGGGTACTGCCCTGGCGGACGAATTACTTGAAGCCGGAGCTGACAGAATTTTAAAAGATATTAAGACACAAAACGGTACTTTGTAAAATTTATCGTTTTCAATAAAAGCAAAATCCCCGTTTGCGCCTGGCAAACGGGGATTTTTTTCATGAAGAGCCGATTCTAGTTTTTAATCGGAGGAACAGTTTCTGCGGGTTTCTTTGTACTATCTGCCGGCGTTGCAGGAACAATAACTGCCGGTTTTTTCTGCGTACTATCTGTCGTTCCGGCTGGAAGTACCATTACCGGTCTCTTTTGAGAAGTACTGTCTGCCGGTGTTGTAGGAGTAGAAATGACCGGTTTTGCCATTGTACTATCTGGCTTCACATTTGTGCTATCCATTGTTCCAAACTTGCCATCTGATTTTGGAAGTAAATCCATACCAGCCGGCGCA
The sequence above is drawn from the Dyadobacter subterraneus genome and encodes:
- the rimK gene encoding 30S ribosomal protein S6--L-glutamate ligase, translated to MKIAVLSTNPDLYSTKRLVEAIKKKGHQAVVIDHVKCFVMIEGGKPTVIYKGKAIKGIDAIIPRIGTSVNAFGCAVVRQFELMKVFTTVKSQAILRSRDKLRSMQVLAKSGVDIPKTVFAKNPAQVTELINMVGGPPVVIKLLEGTQGVGVVLAETTKAAKSTIEAFYGLRANFLIQEFIAESKGADIRAFVIGNKVVAAMKRQGHEGDFRSNLHRGGEGFAVELSPEEERTAIAAAKALGVRIAGVDLLQSERGPLVMEVNSSPGLKGIEEISGIDVASLIVAYIEEKIITDEGDTVGV
- a CDS encoding ATP-dependent zinc protease family protein, translated to MKKKIELIGATDIVDLPELGWYHVPVRVDSGATTSAIHCARVRLIKEGEHERLCFYLDAKRGAPEQSFTVSDFKETVVRNSSGKEEKRYVIKTQITIFGRKIRTEFSLANRKKMSYPILLGRKLLKGRFIVDVSQKDLSAKQNADKIRHKKNPDTEANPTRLIH
- the holB gene encoding DNA polymerase III subunit delta' → MLFKDIPGLAPIKSTLIRSVQTSHLAHALLFDGASGGGGLALALAFATYINCENRSEEDACGVCASCAKMNKLIHPDFHSIFPIATSKKISGNTSEAFLPLWRTFLLETPYRVLPEWLDFITAENKQGNISVEEARGILKKLSVKSYEGEYKILLIWKPEIMNASSANALLKILEEPPYKTLFLLVSDQSDRLLTTIISRTQRVAVPAFSDEEVRQFLKQQSISEAVANQITYLCDGNLSEALRLVNETSDDRSAWFAEWMRYCYRYDVASLVRLADAFDGMNKEKQKGLFEYALRLFRDMLVWSQGAAELLRVPQEELTFVQNFSKAVNFDALENMVQEVNVAYYHIERNVRAKMVFLDLSLTIAPFFQRR
- a CDS encoding putative sugar nucleotidyl transferase, with protein sequence MRSIILFDDPVIRLQLLPFTYTRPVAGIRCGIRTIAEKWSEWFQTDISYQTESYLAHRFPIKKSEDNLYINGALCPDASFLAAIEKLAPESVLLSKENEILAVRTSSTEWSPTEKPDKLVSQIYNEPVIIIRQIWDIFLNNGAQIKADFARITSSKKSEKITDPFTHCYNPENIFIEEGAVIKAAILNAENGPIYIGKNASIQEGATIQGPFAIGESSVLAQGAKIRPNTTVGPFCKVGGEVSNCVIFGYSNKGHDGYLGNSVLGEWCNLGANTNNSNLKNDHTAVKIHSYVTGKLESSGLLFCGLFMGDYSKAGISTMFNTGTVVGVSVNVFGAGFQSKHVPSFSWGGNAEGLTEYRFDKAVAVAKDTVNRRGVTFDESDENIMKQVFDQTQNQR
- the hemC gene encoding hydroxymethylbilane synthase, with amino-acid sequence MHIKIGTRGSKLALWQAYYVEDLLQKGGVTTEIVIIETKGDKILDRSLSKIGSKGVFTQELEDQLRSGDIDIAVHSAKDLQSHLDDDFELIAFTEREHANDVLVSHNTTLSLGSGEPFVVGTSSTRRIAVLKHYYPHIKIVDMRGNLQTRFRKLEEGQCDALLLAYAGVHRMEYDGSIAEHLLLDEFTPAVGQGSVAIENSVSLSQEKKDTLKKLLNHEQTEICLRTERAFLKRLQGGCSIPVFALAILNHDEITISGGIISLDGQELIRRSESGSSAFPEELGTALADELLEAGADRILKDIKTQNGTL